Proteins encoded by one window of Sulfurimonas crateris:
- a CDS encoding NAD(P)/FAD-dependent oxidoreductase, which yields MKKTAIIGGGASGLICAIFCAKGGADVELFEQNQKCAKKILVSGNGRCNITNKNLSSNDYFSQNPSFVEFALKEFGFNEFEKFCESIGLLLDAKDDGRVYPLSNEAKSVAALLLSYAKNLGVKINTETKIRDIKKLLNEYDSVVIATGSEAASHLGGNRDGLEFAKEVGHNIIPTYPSLVQLHLNSSVVKKMSGAKIEGEVSLLINNKKETSSSGDILFTDYGVSGFAILDISQAASIALRDGVDVSISINLLPSLNAQKLSSHISKLASVQSDLTLSDILAGIIPLKIASGALEELKLPATLSGKNIDTKLSKKIANQILNWRFKVSDTHGFRHAEVAGGGVDTAEVNPKTFESLKQRNLYFCGEVMDVVGRRGGYNFAFAWASGYLAANNIIKS from the coding sequence ATGAAAAAAACAGCGATCATCGGCGGCGGGGCAAGCGGCTTAATATGTGCTATCTTTTGTGCAAAAGGCGGCGCAGATGTAGAGCTGTTCGAGCAGAACCAAAAGTGTGCCAAAAAGATATTGGTATCGGGAAACGGGCGCTGTAATATTACAAACAAGAATTTAAGTTCAAATGACTACTTCTCGCAAAATCCATCTTTTGTGGAGTTTGCACTTAAGGAGTTCGGGTTTAATGAGTTTGAGAAGTTTTGCGAGAGTATCGGACTTCTGCTTGACGCTAAAGATGACGGACGAGTCTATCCACTAAGCAATGAAGCAAAAAGCGTTGCCGCTCTGCTTCTTAGCTATGCAAAAAATCTGGGCGTAAAGATAAACACAGAGACAAAGATCAGAGATATAAAAAAGCTTTTAAACGAGTATGATTCGGTAGTTATCGCTACCGGCTCAGAGGCTGCATCTCATCTTGGCGGAAACAGAGACGGCTTGGAGTTCGCAAAAGAGGTCGGGCACAATATTATCCCAACATACCCCTCTCTTGTTCAGCTGCACCTAAATTCATCAGTTGTAAAAAAGATGAGCGGCGCAAAAATAGAGGGGGAGGTCTCACTGCTTATTAACAATAAAAAAGAGACAAGCTCAAGCGGAGATATTCTCTTTACCGACTATGGGGTTTCAGGATTTGCAATTCTTGACATCTCGCAAGCTGCAAGCATTGCCCTAAGAGATGGAGTAGATGTAAGCATATCCATAAACCTGCTACCATCATTAAACGCCCAAAAGCTATCCTCCCACATCAGCAAGCTTGCCTCCGTGCAGAGTGATCTTACATTATCAGATATTTTAGCAGGGATTATTCCACTTAAGATCGCTTCTGGAGCTTTAGAAGAGTTAAAACTTCCTGCCACATTAAGCGGTAAAAATATCGACACAAAGCTGAGTAAAAAAATAGCGAATCAGATTCTGAATTGGCGTTTTAAAGTAAGTGACACTCACGGTTTTAGGCATGCGGAAGTTGCAGGCGGCGGGGTTGATACTGCAGAGGTAAACCCAAAAACTTTTGAGTCATTGAAGCAAAGAAACCTCTACTTCTGCGGAGAGGTCATGGATGTTGTGGGGCGACGCGGAGGATACAACTTTGCCTTTGCATGGGCAAGCGGTTATTTGGCCGCAAATAATATAATAAAATCTTAA
- a CDS encoding DUF3137 domain-containing protein: MKSVSELTDFYYKNLFPTLEQLENKRKNLRYKIVIVALVYTLLCAAIAYTLVNFYEFIIFAYIAIGAIIYKFLIHDYTHEFKMSVIKPLIHAIDSSLLYSSTTHVSDYYFERSKLFEKPDKLGGNDYVKGQIDGINIQFSDIHAQKRHKNSKGRESWSTLFQGLFIVADFNKNFSGETVVLPDSAQSTFGDLIGHWLQSNNMARDELVKMDDPEFEKEFVVYSTDQVEARYILSNSLMKKLLAFQQKSSHKVHISFIQNHIYMAISYNKDLFEPSIFRSLLDYKVAMEYVKTLHLAISVVEELKLNQKLWSKR; this comes from the coding sequence ATGAAAAGCGTAAGCGAGCTTACAGATTTTTACTATAAAAATCTCTTTCCTACTCTTGAACAATTAGAGAACAAGAGAAAAAACCTTAGATATAAGATAGTCATTGTCGCACTTGTGTATACCCTCCTCTGCGCTGCCATTGCTTACACTTTAGTCAATTTTTACGAATTTATCATCTTTGCATATATAGCAATTGGAGCTATAATTTACAAATTTTTAATTCACGACTATACGCATGAGTTTAAGATGAGTGTTATAAAGCCGCTTATTCATGCCATAGACTCTTCGCTTCTATACTCATCTACAACCCATGTCTCTGATTACTATTTCGAGCGTTCAAAACTCTTTGAAAAACCTGACAAACTGGGCGGAAACGACTATGTCAAAGGACAAATTGACGGTATCAACATACAATTTTCAGATATTCATGCCCAAAAAAGACACAAAAACTCCAAAGGAAGAGAGAGTTGGAGCACACTTTTTCAGGGGCTTTTTATAGTTGCCGATTTCAACAAGAACTTCAGCGGTGAGACCGTTGTTCTGCCCGACAGCGCACAAAGTACATTTGGCGATCTGATAGGACACTGGCTGCAGTCAAACAATATGGCAAGAGATGAACTGGTAAAGATGGATGATCCTGAGTTTGAGAAGGAGTTTGTCGTATACTCTACCGACCAAGTAGAAGCGAGATATATTCTCTCAAATTCGCTAATGAAAAAACTTCTGGCTTTTCAACAAAAATCAAGCCATAAAGTTCATATCTCTTTTATACAAAATCATATTTATATGGCAATCAGCTACAACAAAGACCTATTTGAACCATCTATTTTTCGCTCGCTGCTAGACTACAAAGTGGCTATGGAGTATGTAAAAACTCTGCATCTGGCTATAAGCGTCGTTGAAGAGCTAAAACTAAATCAAAAATTATGGAGTAAAAGATGA
- a CDS encoding HesA/MoeB/ThiF family protein: MMKYFHRQVQLWGEDTQRELQQKKIAIVGAGGLGSSLAFALGASGIGEIHMIDFDEVSLHNIHRQIAFKMGDEGKNKAVVNCELIEQRCPFVKAIAHECNFTEWCEKNIEVDLIIDATDNLPTRAEINDYCRGKNLPWIYGSVEAFHGQVCFFKESSFRDAFKITSKTPEGITAPIVMHIASLQANLALRYLAGLSVKKDWLYYLFFNNEGELITQKFSLPKV; this comes from the coding sequence ATGATGAAGTATTTTCACCGTCAAGTTCAGCTTTGGGGAGAAGATACCCAAAGAGAGTTGCAGCAAAAAAAGATAGCGATAGTAGGTGCAGGCGGACTTGGAAGTTCTTTAGCTTTTGCTTTAGGTGCAAGCGGGATAGGCGAGATCCATATGATCGATTTTGATGAAGTCTCCCTGCACAATATTCACCGCCAGATCGCCTTTAAAATGGGTGATGAGGGAAAGAATAAAGCAGTTGTGAATTGTGAGCTTATAGAGCAGAGATGCCCGTTTGTAAAAGCAATTGCTCATGAATGCAACTTCACTGAATGGTGCGAAAAAAATATAGAGGTCGATCTAATAATCGATGCGACCGACAATCTTCCAACTCGCGCAGAGATAAACGACTACTGCAGAGGCAAGAATCTACCTTGGATATATGGAAGTGTTGAGGCTTTTCACGGGCAAGTCTGTTTTTTTAAAGAGTCATCATTTAGAGATGCTTTTAAAATAACCTCAAAGACTCCTGAGGGGATTACTGCCCCGATAGTTATGCATATAGCCTCTCTTCAAGCAAATCTAGCACTTAGATACTTAGCAGGTCTGAGCGTTAAAAAGGATTGGCTCTACTACCTCTTTTTTAACAATGAAGGAGAGCTGATAACGCAAAAATTCTCTCTTCCAAAAGTGTAA
- a CDS encoding endonuclease MutS2, giving the protein MRVENNPKIDTLINQLDLNDHISLFRQFFSRESSLYIEGDQELHYRYIKALDAIEFKAPPKVGDFTNIKFHLKKQGVLQFEQIFEIVKVVRYFRYFQNRELEGIIGEWMEKFIIEPKFLEVEKYFTHEGKFDENLDETLFNLGSRVKEHKANINESLKRLTSSQKLSPYLIDTQVHLINDEECLLVRGGFNHVLKGAMVGRSSSGGFYVSPDLILKTKEQIRYINEEREAIFYSYAKEFSSKLSELLPFINFIDKEFTKFDNYQARVLFAKSRDLQLIKSKKDSKIVLEGFIHPALHNAKPTSVNFSKNILMITGVNAGGKTMLLKSILSAAFMAKYIIPMKVNEHKSHIGGFKQVLAIIDDPQNVKNDISTFAGRMQEFSKIFECRDALVGVDEIELGTDSDEAAALFKVILDELILKGHKIVVTTHHKRLAALMADREDVELMAAIYDEKNRVPTYEFMHGIIGKSYAFETAQRYGISNKIVQEAKALYGDNSEKLNLLIERGSQLERELKQKHKKVDEKLDELETKERELKDERARVFDELEREKNMLKESYKTAIDEAKKAARAGDMKAIHRAMNEANKKLPLEKKEPQIAHVTEFKVGDNVKYHSKKGVIVAMKDKKEAIVEVDGMRVRVKTSQLKHTQIIKQKSTTDIKVNVQKRAGLKCDLHGMRAEEATEVLDKFISDALINGWDEVIVYHGIGTGKLSYAVKEFLKTHPRVKKFEDAPQHLGGFGAKVVTL; this is encoded by the coding sequence ATGCGAGTAGAGAACAATCCAAAGATTGATACACTCATCAATCAGCTTGATCTAAATGATCACATATCCCTTTTTAGACAATTTTTCTCCAGAGAGAGCTCCCTTTACATAGAGGGAGACCAAGAGCTTCACTACCGCTACATCAAAGCGCTTGATGCCATAGAGTTTAAAGCGCCTCCAAAAGTTGGTGATTTTACAAATATAAAATTTCATCTCAAAAAGCAGGGTGTTCTTCAGTTTGAGCAGATATTTGAGATAGTAAAGGTCGTGCGATATTTTCGCTACTTTCAAAACAGAGAGCTTGAGGGGATAATCGGCGAATGGATGGAGAAGTTTATCATCGAGCCAAAGTTTCTTGAAGTAGAGAAGTACTTTACACATGAGGGCAAGTTTGATGAAAATCTTGATGAGACGCTATTTAATCTGGGTTCAAGAGTAAAAGAGCATAAAGCCAATATTAACGAATCGCTCAAAAGGCTCACATCAAGCCAAAAGCTCTCCCCTTACCTAATTGATACGCAGGTACACCTCATAAACGACGAAGAGTGTCTTTTGGTTCGCGGCGGATTTAACCATGTCCTAAAAGGCGCAATGGTCGGCAGAAGCAGCAGTGGAGGTTTTTATGTCTCACCCGATCTCATTTTAAAGACAAAAGAGCAGATCCGCTACATCAACGAAGAGCGTGAAGCTATCTTTTACAGCTACGCAAAAGAGTTCTCCTCAAAACTCTCTGAGCTTCTTCCTTTTATAAACTTCATAGACAAAGAGTTTACAAAGTTTGACAACTATCAGGCAAGGGTTCTCTTTGCAAAAAGCAGAGATCTACAACTGATAAAATCAAAAAAAGATTCTAAAATAGTACTTGAGGGCTTTATCCACCCTGCTCTTCACAATGCAAAGCCGACCAGCGTGAACTTCTCTAAAAATATTTTGATGATAACAGGCGTAAATGCCGGCGGAAAAACGATGCTGCTCAAGTCTATACTGAGTGCGGCTTTTATGGCAAAGTATATTATCCCGATGAAGGTCAATGAACATAAGTCCCATATCGGAGGATTTAAGCAGGTCCTTGCAATTATAGACGACCCTCAAAACGTCAAGAACGACATCTCCACATTTGCCGGGCGTATGCAGGAGTTCTCAAAGATATTTGAGTGCAGAGATGCGCTTGTCGGTGTAGATGAGATAGAGCTTGGAACAGACAGCGACGAGGCGGCAGCGCTCTTTAAAGTGATACTTGACGAGTTGATACTAAAAGGGCATAAAATAGTGGTCACAACCCACCATAAACGTCTTGCAGCTCTGATGGCAGACCGTGAAGATGTCGAGCTGATGGCAGCAATTTATGATGAGAAGAACAGAGTCCCTACTTACGAGTTTATGCACGGCATCATCGGAAAAAGCTACGCATTTGAGACGGCGCAGAGATACGGCATATCAAACAAGATCGTCCAAGAGGCAAAAGCTCTCTACGGAGACAACAGCGAAAAGCTAAATCTTCTTATAGAGAGGGGCTCGCAGCTGGAGCGCGAACTCAAACAAAAACATAAAAAGGTTGACGAAAAGCTAGATGAGCTCGAAACAAAAGAGCGTGAGCTAAAAGATGAGAGAGCTAGAGTTTTTGATGAGCTTGAGCGTGAAAAAAATATGCTCAAAGAGAGTTATAAAACCGCAATAGATGAGGCAAAAAAAGCGGCTCGCGCGGGTGATATGAAGGCTATCCACAGAGCGATGAACGAAGCCAATAAAAAGCTCCCTCTTGAGAAAAAAGAGCCGCAGATTGCGCATGTCACAGAGTTTAAAGTCGGAGATAACGTCAAGTACCACAGTAAAAAAGGCGTTATCGTCGCCATGAAAGATAAAAAAGAGGCGATAGTAGAAGTAGACGGTATGCGTGTGAGAGTCAAAACATCGCAGCTAAAACATACACAGATCATAAAACAAAAATCGACCACTGACATAAAAGTAAATGTTCAAAAAAGAGCGGGACTAAAATGTGATTTGCACGGCATGAGAGCCGAAGAGGCAACCGAAGTGCTCGATAAATTTATCTCCGATGCGCTTATAAACGGCTGGGACGAGGTTATAGTCTATCACGGTATCGGAACCGGAAAACTCTCTTATGCCGTCAAAGAGTTTTTAAAAACCCACCCCAGAGTAAAAAAATTCGAGGACGCACCACAGCATCTGGGTGGATTCGGTGCGAAAGTCGTGACACTTTAA
- a CDS encoding c-type cytochrome gives MKILISSVLALFLLGCSGENKQETKEVIAEKKESVAQSAEEVKEEVATKVEEVKEAVVETAEQVKEEVTTKVEEAKEVVTAKVEEAETAIAEAQVDGAKLYQVCAGCHGADGSKAALGKSQIIQGWDAKKTADALNGYKAGTYGGAMKGIMVGQVSKLGDAEIQALSEHISKL, from the coding sequence ATGAAAATTTTAATATCGTCAGTGTTAGCCCTATTTCTACTTGGTTGTAGCGGTGAGAACAAACAAGAGACAAAAGAGGTGATAGCCGAGAAGAAAGAGAGCGTAGCTCAGAGTGCTGAAGAAGTAAAAGAGGAAGTCGCCACAAAAGTTGAAGAGGTAAAAGAAGCGGTTGTTGAAACAGCCGAGCAAGTAAAAGAGGAAGTTACTACAAAGGTTGAAGAGGCTAAGGAAGTGGTAACAGCTAAGGTAGAAGAGGCAGAGACGGCAATAGCCGAAGCTCAGGTTGACGGAGCAAAACTTTACCAAGTGTGTGCTGGATGTCACGGTGCAGACGGCTCAAAAGCAGCATTAGGAAAATCTCAGATCATTCAGGGCTGGGATGCTAAAAAAACAGCAGATGCACTTAATGGGTACAAAGCAGGAACGTACGGCGGGGCTATGAAAGGTATCATGGTAGGGCAGGTCTCCAAGCTTGGAGATGCTGAGATACAAGCCCTCTCAGAGCATATTTCTAAACTCTAG
- the trpB gene encoding tryptophan synthase subunit beta: MKKPYLDSMPDANGFFGKFGGAFIPPQLEKPFQDINEAYDKLSKSFEFLDELKKIRKHYQGRPTPITYCKNLSDFIGGGQIYLKREDLNHTGAHKLNHCMAEALLAKYLGKKKLIAETGAGQHGVALATAAAYFGLECEIHMGEVDIAKEHPNVVRMQILGAKVVPATHGLKTLKEAVDSAFDAYLKDTDNQLFAIGSVVGPHPFPKMVRDFQSVVGIEAKEQFFEMTGKLPDMVTACVGGGSNAMGIFSAFIEDSVKLYSVEPAGKGSNIGEHSASLTYGSEGVMHGFNSIMLKDSEGNPAPVHSIGSGIDYPSVGPEHAYLNSIGRTSIGLCSDDEAVDAFYKLSQHEGIIPALESAHAVAFAMKYAKENPKESILVNLSGRGDKDIDYIVENYPIPLKDI, translated from the coding sequence ATGAAGAAACCATATTTAGACTCTATGCCAGACGCAAATGGATTTTTTGGAAAGTTTGGGGGAGCTTTTATTCCGCCTCAGCTTGAAAAACCTTTTCAAGATATAAACGAAGCGTATGACAAACTCTCAAAATCTTTTGAGTTTCTTGATGAACTTAAAAAGATCAGAAAACATTACCAAGGTCGCCCTACTCCCATCACCTACTGTAAAAACCTCTCAGATTTCATCGGCGGAGGACAGATTTACCTTAAGCGTGAAGATCTTAACCATACGGGTGCGCATAAGCTCAACCACTGTATGGCGGAGGCGCTTTTGGCAAAATATTTAGGTAAAAAGAAACTGATAGCTGAGACCGGTGCGGGACAGCACGGCGTGGCTCTTGCGACCGCGGCAGCATACTTCGGACTTGAGTGTGAGATACATATGGGCGAAGTGGATATTGCAAAAGAGCATCCAAATGTAGTGCGTATGCAGATACTCGGTGCGAAAGTAGTTCCTGCAACTCACGGGCTTAAAACCCTTAAAGAAGCGGTTGACAGCGCATTTGATGCATACTTAAAAGATACGGACAATCAGCTCTTTGCAATAGGCTCTGTTGTCGGTCCTCATCCTTTTCCAAAGATGGTAAGAGACTTTCAAAGCGTAGTGGGAATCGAAGCAAAAGAGCAGTTCTTTGAGATGACGGGCAAACTTCCGGACATGGTAACCGCGTGTGTAGGAGGCGGAAGCAATGCTATGGGAATTTTTAGCGCTTTTATAGAAGATAGCGTAAAGCTATACTCTGTTGAGCCTGCAGGAAAAGGTTCAAACATAGGTGAGCATAGTGCAAGTTTGACATATGGAAGCGAAGGGGTGATGCATGGATTTAACTCTATTATGTTAAAAGACAGCGAAGGCAATCCCGCACCTGTACACTCAATCGGAAGCGGTATAGATTACCCGTCCGTAGGACCTGAACATGCATACTTAAACAGTATAGGAAGAACAAGTATAGGTCTTTGCAGTGATGATGAAGCGGTTGATGCGTTTTACAAGTTATCTCAACATGAGGGGATCATCCCTGCTCTTGAGTCCGCGCACGCTGTTGCTTTTGCCATGAAATATGCAAAAGAGAACCCAAAAGAGTCTATTTTAGTAAACCTCAGCGGAAGAGGAGATAAGGATATTGACTACATTGTAGAAAATTATCCTATTCCTCTAAAAGATATTTAA
- a CDS encoding LemA family protein, with translation MSMPFIILIILALILVLMYNSLVAKKNQVENIFASVDTTLKKRYDLIPNLVASVKEYMQHEKSLLEEVTKLRAEAMKPDISDAHKIALDAKVTSALGSIMIAVEDYPELKANENIMHLQHTLHEVEEQISAARRAYNQAVTDYNNAIEMVPTNFMASLMNYRRKQVFEIVESERKNIDVKELFN, from the coding sequence ATGTCAATGCCTTTTATAATTCTCATCATTTTAGCCTTGATCTTGGTTTTGATGTACAACTCTCTCGTCGCTAAGAAAAATCAAGTTGAAAACATCTTTGCAAGCGTTGATACAACTCTTAAAAAACGATATGACCTCATACCAAACCTTGTCGCCTCCGTAAAAGAGTATATGCAGCATGAAAAATCGCTCTTAGAAGAGGTGACAAAACTTCGTGCCGAAGCTATGAAGCCCGACATCAGCGATGCACACAAAATAGCTCTTGATGCAAAGGTAACATCCGCTCTTGGCTCTATTATGATTGCAGTCGAGGATTACCCAGAGCTAAAAGCCAATGAGAATATAATGCATCTGCAACATACGCTACATGAAGTAGAAGAGCAGATCTCGGCTGCCAGACGCGCTTACAATCAAGCCGTGACAGACTACAACAATGCTATAGAGATGGTTCCTACAAATTTTATGGCTTCACTTATGAACTACAGAAGAAAACAGGTGTTTGAGATCGTAGAGAGTGAGCGTAAAAATATAGATGTCAAAGAGCTTTTTAATTGA
- a CDS encoding succinyldiaminopimelate transaminase codes for MNFEPYPFEKLNNLLKDITPNCEYEPSALTIGEPQFETPGFIQKSLCDNASLLRRYPKTAGEESLREAQRTFIVKRFGIELSDDQIIPTFGTREVLFNFPQFFLFDKKEPTIAFTNPFYQIYEGAAIASRAKTIYLNLTEENNFKPKIDEERLSACHLVILNFPNNPTTSTLSVEELGEWVKLSLKHDFVLLNDECYSEIYTGKPIPSLLEASLHVGNSTFKNVLVINSISKRSSAPGLRSGFIAGDEEILKEYLNYRTYIGCASPLPLQSAAAAAWRDEEHVEAARAIYIQNFEIAREILGVEIPDATFYIWLKVPSPLEFTKKLYEKYNVKVLPGEYLARDDENGVNPGKDFIRIALVEEPKKTKDALERIKECLS; via the coding sequence ATGAATTTTGAACCATATCCATTTGAAAAACTAAACAATTTACTCAAAGATATTACACCGAACTGTGAGTATGAACCATCGGCTCTAACCATCGGCGAACCGCAATTTGAAACTCCAGGTTTTATACAAAAATCACTATGCGACAACGCTTCTCTTCTTAGAAGATACCCTAAAACTGCAGGTGAAGAGAGTCTAAGAGAGGCGCAAAGAACATTCATTGTAAAAAGATTCGGCATTGAGCTAAGTGACGATCAGATCATCCCGACATTTGGTACAAGAGAGGTTCTTTTTAACTTTCCTCAATTTTTTCTTTTTGACAAAAAAGAGCCGACTATCGCTTTTACAAACCCTTTTTATCAGATCTATGAGGGGGCGGCCATTGCTTCAAGAGCAAAGACGATATATCTCAACCTTACAGAAGAGAATAATTTTAAGCCAAAGATCGATGAAGAGAGATTGTCTGCATGCCATCTTGTTATTTTAAACTTTCCAAACAATCCTACAACTTCTACTCTAAGCGTAGAAGAGCTAGGGGAGTGGGTAAAACTCTCTCTTAAACATGACTTTGTTCTCCTAAACGATGAGTGCTACAGCGAAATTTACACAGGCAAGCCTATCCCATCACTTCTTGAAGCCTCTTTGCATGTCGGAAACAGTACATTTAAAAACGTGCTTGTGATCAACTCTATCTCAAAACGCTCATCAGCTCCGGGGCTTCGCTCAGGTTTTATTGCAGGCGATGAAGAGATATTAAAAGAGTATTTAAACTACAGGACTTACATCGGCTGCGCCTCCCCTCTTCCACTTCAAAGCGCTGCAGCAGCGGCTTGGAGAGATGAAGAGCACGTAGAAGCAGCACGTGCTATCTACATACAAAACTTTGAGATCGCGCGTGAAATTTTAGGCGTAGAAATTCCGGATGCGACTTTTTACATCTGGCTAAAAGTTCCCTCTCCTTTGGAGTTTACAAAAAAACTTTATGAGAAATACAACGTAAAGGTCCTTCCCGGAGAGTATCTGGCAAGAGATGATGAGAACGGAGTTAATCCCGGAAAAGATTTCATAAGAATAGCTCTGGTCGAAGAGCCGAAAAAGACAAAAGATGCATTAGAGAGAATAAAGGAGTGTCTATCGTGA
- a CDS encoding EI24 domain-containing protein yields MNEKEILFQSIKDFSTPKMLKYALFPFIISIIIMYIIFFTVAGMGVEQLGTMHVESSQTTMHGGIPHTENIEAELEGSAIMKFLMSYTITSWLATFLIYVIGGFLTIYLSVFVAVIIIGFLTPLILKELRLRHYKDVDMIGHSNLISAIFLAIKYSAVMILLFFLLIPFYFVPLLNIVAINIPLYYFFHKMLTFDVSSSICTKEEAKQIAFFNKNNIRLKTLLLYLISLVPFAIFFGAIFFVIYLGHTYFLEVRKIRALSPSLAQDLQA; encoded by the coding sequence ATGAACGAAAAAGAGATACTGTTTCAAAGTATAAAGGATTTTTCAACCCCAAAAATGCTCAAATATGCTCTTTTTCCTTTTATAATAAGCATTATTATTATGTATATTATTTTCTTTACTGTAGCAGGTATGGGAGTTGAGCAACTTGGAACTATGCATGTAGAGAGTTCTCAGACAACTATGCATGGCGGCATCCCTCATACTGAAAACATAGAAGCAGAACTTGAAGGTTCTGCAATTATGAAATTTTTAATGAGCTACACGATAACATCGTGGCTGGCTACTTTTCTTATCTATGTAATCGGAGGTTTTTTAACCATCTATCTCTCTGTCTTTGTAGCAGTGATAATCATAGGTTTTTTAACTCCTCTCATACTAAAAGAGCTTCGTCTAAGACACTACAAAGATGTTGATATGATAGGACACTCAAACCTGATATCTGCAATCTTTTTAGCCATCAAATACTCTGCGGTAATGATTTTGCTGTTTTTTCTGCTTATCCCTTTTTACTTTGTACCACTTCTAAATATAGTGGCGATCAATATACCGCTCTACTACTTTTTTCATAAGATGCTCACATTTGATGTCTCTTCAAGCATCTGCACAAAAGAAGAGGCTAAGCAGATCGCATTTTTCAACAAAAACAACATCAGGCTAAAAACACTTCTGCTCTATCTTATCTCGCTTGTTCCGTTTGCCATCTTTTTTGGAGCGATCTTTTTTGTTATCTATCTTGGACACACATACTTTCTAGAGGTAAGAAAAATCAGAGCACTCAGCCCCTCTTTAGCTCAAGATCTTCAAGCATGA
- the murC gene encoding UDP-N-acetylmuramate--L-alanine ligase: MKIHFIGIGGIGISGLAQYMLFQGHEVSGSDIADTVITQKLRKLGISVTVPHDASAITDQDLVIHSAIIRPDNPEIVEANAKGIEVLARREALLRILDTSKVYSVAGAHGKSTTTAILTAIMEGSAIIGAESKAFGSNVRYNPQSDVMLFEADESDGSFINSNPHCAIVINAEPEHMEYYDYNYELFYDSYKTFIKSAPCRVLNAEDPFLSKLVDEIEAEWLYPSRDITDIEFVLIDDEPHTRFKLKDLGSFDVWGFGKHIALDASLAILAAHESMDIETIREKILTFKGIKKRFDIVGSQKGSVIIDDYGHHPTEIRATFESVKEYALLKGFDKITAIWQPHKYSRTIDNLEEFIKCFEGAQELIILPVWSAGESSREIDFKEKFKGYNLIMADNVTRANNTITIIKDKEVLKTLDKGLIIGFGAGDLTYQIRGTA; this comes from the coding sequence ATGAAAATTCACTTTATCGGGATCGGCGGTATAGGCATATCAGGATTGGCGCAATATATGCTCTTTCAAGGTCATGAAGTAAGCGGCTCGGATATAGCTGATACTGTAATCACACAAAAACTTCGTAAACTTGGTATAAGTGTTACAGTCCCTCATGATGCATCTGCGATCACCGATCAAGACCTTGTCATTCACTCTGCCATCATACGTCCTGACAATCCCGAGATAGTTGAGGCAAATGCCAAAGGTATAGAAGTTCTTGCACGCCGTGAAGCACTTCTTCGCATACTTGACACCTCAAAAGTCTACTCTGTTGCAGGCGCACATGGAAAAAGCACAACGACTGCTATTTTGACGGCTATTATGGAAGGCTCTGCAATTATTGGAGCTGAATCAAAAGCATTTGGCTCAAATGTAAGATACAACCCGCAAAGCGACGTTATGCTCTTTGAAGCAGATGAGAGTGACGGCAGTTTTATAAACTCAAATCCGCACTGCGCTATTGTCATCAATGCCGAACCGGAGCATATGGAGTACTACGACTACAACTATGAGCTATTTTACGACTCATACAAAACATTTATAAAATCTGCTCCGTGTCGTGTTTTAAATGCCGAAGATCCGTTTTTGAGCAAACTTGTGGACGAGATAGAGGCAGAGTGGCTCTACCCAAGCCGTGATATAACGGACATTGAGTTTGTGCTGATAGACGATGAGCCGCATACTAGATTCAAACTCAAAGATCTGGGAAGTTTTGATGTTTGGGGATTTGGAAAGCATATCGCTCTTGATGCGTCATTAGCGATTTTAGCGGCTCATGAATCGATGGACATTGAGACTATTAGAGAGAAGATACTTACATTTAAAGGCATCAAAAAACGCTTTGATATAGTAGGCTCTCAAAAGGGCAGCGTGATTATAGATGACTACGGTCATCATCCGACTGAGATAAGAGCTACATTTGAATCGGTCAAAGAGTATGCACTTCTTAAAGGGTTTGATAAGATCACGGCTATCTGGCAGCCGCACAAATACTCTCGTACAATAGACAACCTTGAAGAGTTCATAAAGTGCTTTGAAGGAGCACAGGAGCTTATCATCCTTCCTGTTTGGTCGGCAGGCGAGAGCAGCAGAGAGATCGATTTTAAAGAGAAGTTTAAAGGATACAACCTTATAATGGCGGACAACGTTACAAGAGCTAACAACACCATTACAATCATCAAAGACAAAGAGGTGTTAAAAACACTCGACAAAGGTCTTATAATCGGTTTTGGCGCCGGAGACTTGACATATCAGATAAGAGGAACAGCATAG